One Hymenobacter swuensis DY53 genomic window, CTACCCAGGACAACCTGTTCCGGGACCCGACCAACGCCGTACAGGCCGTTAACGCCGTGTACGACGTGGCCGCCTGGGACCAGGGACCCAAGTGGGGCGACCCCACCGGCCAGTACGTGGCCCAGACCTACGAATGGATGTTCGGGGATCTGATGACCGATGATGCCGAAAAAGGTGGCAGCTCGGCCAGCGACTTCCTGTCCCTGATTGAGCTTAAAACCTGGAACATTCCGCCCTCTAATCCGCCCGTGACCACGCTGTGGGTGCACAGCTTCACGGGCATTGCCCGGGCTAATACGGTGATTAATAACATCGACGCGGGCACCATCGACGCGGGCCTGAAGGCGCGCCTGAAGGGTGAGGCGCTGTTTCTGCGGGCCTATTTCTACTTCAATCTGGTAAAGGGCTTTGGGGGCGTGCCGCTGTTTGAAAAAGCCGTGACGCCCACCGAAGCGCCCAACGTGACGCGCGCCACCATTGCCCAGACGTACGCCTTCATTGAGAAAGATCTGGAAGCTGCCGCGACCCTGCTGCCCGAGAAAAGCGCCTACGCCGGCGCCGATAACGGCCGGGCCACCAAGGGCGCGGCCAACGGGTACCTGGCCCGCGTCATCATGTACCAGCTGGGCACCGTGAACGGCAATAACCACACCTGGCAGCAAGTGTATGACCTGACGAGCACCGTCATCAGCTCCGGCCAATACAGCCTGCTGCCTAACTACGCGGCTATTCACCAGGAAATCGGCGAGAACAGCAGCGAGTCGCTGTTCGAAATTCAGTTTGCTACCTCCAACGACGGCTACGGTCCTATTTCGGTAGGCACCACCAGCAACATTTTTCAGAATAACCGCAAGACGTTTGGCTACGGCTTCAACAACCCCACGCAAAACCTGGTGGATGAGTTTGAGCCCAATGACCCGCGCCGCGAAGTCACGATTATCAAGAACAACGACATCGTGCTGGGCATCCTCAACCCCGTCGACATCACGCAGAATGCCACGGGCTATTTTAACCGCAAGGCCGCCATTATAGCGCCCAACGCCCCGGAATCAGGCCCGCAGAACATCCGCAAGCTGCGCTACGCCGACATCCTGCTGATGAAGGCCGAAGCCGCGGCCCGGCTCAGCAGATCCGGCGAAGCGGTGGCGCTGGTCAACCAGGTGCGGCAGCGGGCCCGCAGCTCCACCCGGCCACCGGGTACCACGCTGGGCTCCTTGGCCTACGAGCCGGCCAACACCCCCGCCGGCACCTTGCCTGACCTGTCCGGCGGCCTATCGGGCCAGGCCTTGCTGGATGCCATCTGGCACGAGCGCCGGGTAGAGTTCGGGGAAGAGTCGCTCCGGCTGTGGGATTTAATTCGGACGGGGCGTTACATGGGCATTCTGCCGGCGGCCGTCCGGGCGCGGGCCCTGTCGCACGTTGCCACCGAGACGTCCGTGAATCCGACGCCCTTGTTGCCCATTTCCCTCAACGATGCCCAAACCTGGAAGCTGGCGCAGAACCCGGGGTACTAGCCGGCCGCTCATTTTCCTGACTTCCGGCAGGGATTTCTAGCCGCTTCGAGGGTGCTGGCTCATTGCTTTCCACAAGGCAGTGAGCCAGTTTTATTGTATGCCCATAATTAGCCGCAGAACGCACTTAAAGTCATGAAAAACAGGTTCCCGATGCTGCTGAGCCTCGTCTTGCTGGGCATCAGCACCGCGGCGGCTCAAAAGACCCCGCCGGAAGCTCCGAGGGGCTTCGACCAGCCCACTGCCGGCAGTGCCACCGGCCGCATAGACAGCCTTAGCTACCCCTCCAAAACCGTGGGCACGGTGCGCAAAGCGCTGGTCTACACGCCGCCCGGGTATTCTACAAGAAAGAAGTACCCCGTCCTGTATCTGTTGCACGGCATCGGTGGTGATGAAAAGGAATGGCTCAAGGGCGGCCGTCCGC contains:
- a CDS encoding RagB/SusD family nutrient uptake outer membrane protein, whose amino-acid sequence is MKPTRAAVLLGLLLTSALTQSCKDFLEKEPLGTTTQDNLFRDPTNAVQAVNAVYDVAAWDQGPKWGDPTGQYVAQTYEWMFGDLMTDDAEKGGSSASDFLSLIELKTWNIPPSNPPVTTLWVHSFTGIARANTVINNIDAGTIDAGLKARLKGEALFLRAYFYFNLVKGFGGVPLFEKAVTPTEAPNVTRATIAQTYAFIEKDLEAAATLLPEKSAYAGADNGRATKGAANGYLARVIMYQLGTVNGNNHTWQQVYDLTSTVISSGQYSLLPNYAAIHQEIGENSSESLFEIQFATSNDGYGPISVGTTSNIFQNNRKTFGYGFNNPTQNLVDEFEPNDPRREVTIIKNNDIVLGILNPVDITQNATGYFNRKAAIIAPNAPESGPQNIRKLRYADILLMKAEAAARLSRSGEAVALVNQVRQRARSSTRPPGTTLGSLAYEPANTPAGTLPDLSGGLSGQALLDAIWHERRVEFGEESLRLWDLIRTGRYMGILPAAVRARALSHVATETSVNPTPLLPISLNDAQTWKLAQNPGY